The Rhododendron vialii isolate Sample 1 chromosome 5a, ASM3025357v1 genome contains a region encoding:
- the LOC131327321 gene encoding uncharacterized protein LOC131327321 — MGYYLADGIYPRWSTFVKTIPCPQGNKKKFFAAAQESTRKDVECAFGVLQARFAVIRQPARFWRLSMLKVIMKACIILHNMIIEDEREDDTQDYEYDRNDGPPLEPVSHEQTMEFMEFIRRQHAIRSRETHSQLQLDLVEHLWERHSQS, encoded by the coding sequence ATGGGATATTATCTAGCGGATGGTATATATCCTCGATGGTCTACATTTGTGAAAACAATTCCGTGTCCGcaaggaaacaagaaaaagttttTCGCAGCAGCCCAAGAGTCAACAAGGAAGGATGTagagtgtgcatttggagtgcTTCAAGCTCGTTTTGCGGTTATACGTCAACCTGCACGTTTTTGGAGACTTAGCATGCTCAAAGTTATTATGAAGGCATGCATAATACTGCATAACATGATCATTGAGGACGAACGAGAAGATGATACGCAAGACTATGAATATGATAGGAATGATGGACCTCCCCTCGAACCAGTATCGCATGAGCAGACTATGGAATTTATGGAGTTCATTCGACGCCAACATGCTATTCGAAGTAGAGAAACTCACTCCCAACTTCAATTAGACCTTGTCGAGCACTTATGGGAGCGACATAGCCAGTCGTAG
- the LOC131327322 gene encoding uncharacterized protein LOC131327322: MSIPPNSPWRGCASSYSQPVSADDELNAQFWLAMLDTYNPRIVYRSSSEEQDICDHVFRWDDTPYQEAFQNGFRSRRQEGTLDEVYASLDHFVHHGGRPLDSRRAATHVFVSTTLSRNWTPPVNPGTERIVYRYEIYVPGGVWVAATLGDRYQYRGQDEVCFVEGIAPQYIRAAQAFRLITPAGSRFTARERVDNVLIVNGNFNPQTHPSRMLRILSPTYYYVDAESGERRALILRIYRPQVPDDEGMVPRNVSLQRELRQVSTTESNDATMESDDPIKWYNDDVAECESYINAAFRSSRKDEVYLFMKDEYVLVNYAPGSTDDKVLNGPLRICEGYPSLRNTAFAEYGIDSAFGSHHGDEAFIFYGNLCAQINYAPGTTDDNIIKGPMAITDMFPFFKGTVFESSVDASFEATKSNEAYLFKGDQYALINYNDPHLIAIRHITEGFACLKDTIFESGIEATFASHLTDEAYLFKGDCYALINFAPGTTDDYIIGGPKKIVPNWPSLSGILPRKNRGLDVHDHKEPDPDRDHDEL, from the exons ATGTCGATCCCGCCGAATTCGCCTTGGAGAGGATGTGCATCAAGCTACAGTCAACCTGTCAGTGCAGATGACGAGCTTAACGCTCAATTTTGGTTAGCAATGTTGGATACCTATAACCCTCGTATTGTGTATAGAAGTAGCAGTGAAGAACAAGACATCTGTGACCATGTCTTTCGTTGGGATGATACCCCCTATCAGGAGGCCTTTCAGAATGGATTCCGATCAAGACGTCAAGAGGGCACTCTCGACGAGGTCTACGCCTCTCTGGATCACTTTGTCCATCATGGCGGTAGGCCTCTTGATTCCAGGCGAGCTGCCACCCACGTATTCGTAAGCACTACGCTTAGCAGGAATTGGACTCCCCCTGTCAACCCTGGAACTGAGCGAATAGTATATCGATACGAGATATATGTGCCCGGTGGCGTTTGGGTTGCTGCAACTCTTGGAGATCGTTACCAGTACCGCGGCCAAGACGAGGTCTGCTTTGTTGAAGGCATTGCCCCTCAATATATTCGGGCGGCCCAAGCCttcagacttattactcctgcTGGCTCGAG GTTTACAGCACGGGAGAGAGTTGATAATGTTTTAATAGTAAATGGAAACTTCAATCCACAAACGCATCCATCAAGAATGCTCAGGATTTTGTCGCCAACATATTATTACGTTGATGCTGAAAGTGGTGAAAGGAGGGCTCTAATCCTTAGAATTTACCGACCCCAAGTACCCGATGATGAAGGCATGGTGCCGAGAAACGTGTCCCTACAAAGGGAATTACGACAAGTGTCTACCACCGAATCTAATGACGCCACCATGGAATCTGATGACCCCATCAAGTGGTATAATGATGACGTGGCTGAATGTGAGAGCTACATAAATGCTGCATTTCGTTCATCTCGCAAAGATGAAGTCTATCTATTCATGAAGGATGAGTATGTGTTGGTGAACTATGCTCCAGGCTCGACGGATGACAAGGTGCTAAATGGACCACTTCGTATCTGCGAAGGGTATCCATCCCTCAGGAACACAGCCTTTGCAGAATATGGAATAGACTCTGCTTTTGGGTCTCATCACGGGGATGAAGCGTTCATCTTCTATGGAAATCTTTGTGCACAGATAAACTATGCACCAGGCACCACAGATGACAATATAATCAAAGGCCCGATGGCCATCACTGACATGTTCCCTTTCTTCAAAGGGACGGTGTTTGAAAGCAGCGTAGACGCCTCGTTTGAAGCGACGAAAAGTAATGAAGCTTACCTTTTCAAAGGCGACCAATATGCTCTTATAAACTACAATGATCCCCATCTCATCGCCATTCGTCACATCACTGAAGGCTTTGCTTGTTTGAAAGACACCATCTTTGAAAGCGGAATTGAGGCAACATTTGCTTCCCACCTTACTGATGAGGCATACCTATTCAAAGGAGATTGCTATGCACTCATCAACTTTGCTCCCGGCACCACGGACGACTACATCATTGGTGGCCCGAAGAAAATCGTTCCCAATTGGCCCTCTTTAAGTGGCATCTTGCCTCGCAAAAATCGTGGTCTTGATGTTCATGATCACAAGGAACCTGATCCTGACCGGGACCACGATGAACTATAA
- the LOC131327319 gene encoding glutathione S-transferase T3-like: MDALKNAYFTNLLQDGLILEDELSMEPQDEVEFTYANQNVEEFTQASQTSAQMGSTSKKPQRGGNFTEEEDKLLVSAYLNISLDAVQGNDQKRKTYWRRVWDYFEEHKSFISERNENSLMNRWSAIQLSVNKFCGCYAQIELRHQSGVTEEDKVSEAKTYYKSLDTSKNSSFQFEHCWKQLRYQPKWLEDFERKKPKKNQTWTVPSPSTPELVDLGEGDATFVDLERPPGNKSEKERLKKRKKAEISTSPLAGILTDIKEEQKKASDKKMDIIQQLHVQEQERHQLEKEKLRQGEEKISIKKKMLRVEEMKEEERIMLVDTSALPHVQQEYYQSRQREILQQREKRI, translated from the exons ATGGATGCGCtgaaaaatgcatattttaCAAATCTCTTACAAGATGGTTTGATCTTAGAAGATGAACTCTCAATGGAGCCTCAAGATGAAGTTGAATTTACTTATGCAAATCAAAATGTAGAAGAGTTCACCCAAGCATCTCAAACCTCAGCTCAAATGGGATCCACTTCTAAGAAACCGCAACGTGGTGGCAACTTCACCGAAGAAGAAGACAAATTGCTTGTATCGGCATATCTGAATATAAGCTTGGATGCTGTGCAAGGGAATGACCAGAAACGTAAAACATATTGGAGAAGAGTGTGGGATTATTTCGAGGAGCACAAGTCTTTCATTTCTGAGCGTAATGAGAACTCTCTAATGAACAGGTGGTCAGCGATTCAACTTTCTGTTAACAAGTTCTGTGGATGCTATGCTCAAATTGAATTGAGGCATCAAAGTGGTGTGACCGAGGAAGACAAG GTCTCTGAAGCAAAAACTTACTACAAGTCACTCGATACCTCAAAAAATAGCTCATTTCAGTTTGAACACTGTTGGAAACAGTTGAGGTACCAACCAAAATGGTTGGAGGACTTTGAGAGGAAAAAACCAAAGAAGAACCAAACTTGGACAGTACCTTCTCCTTCTACTCCAGAGTTGGTAGATCTTGGAGAAGGTGATGCCACCTTTGTGGACTTGGAGAGACCTCCGGGTAATAAAAGTGAGAAGGAGcgattgaaaaaaagaaagaaagctgaAATTTCCACTTCACCTCTTGCAGGAATACTAACTGATatcaaggaagaacaaaaaaaagcgAGTGACAAGAAAATGGACATTATCCAACAACTACATGTTCAAGAGCAAGAGAGACACCAACTTGAGAAAGAGAAACTTCGTCAAGGGGAAGAGAAAATCTCtattaagaaaaaaatgctTCGTGTGGAAGAGATGAAAGAGGAGGAGAGAATAATGTTGGTGGATACAAGTGCCTTGCCTCATGTGCAACAAGAGTACTATCAAAGCCGACAAAGGGAGATCCTTCAACAACGCGAAAAAAGGATTTAG
- the LOC131327773 gene encoding uncharacterized protein LOC131327773: protein MSRNPLLNFLLHNDSDDDNLELFTAVAMEEERLNSERVVVRHRGSVQGRNYIHRGTILGHERIFRDYFAEPPVYPPEYFRRRFLHIQAAIEAHDPYFVQGRNAARMLGLSSLQKMTTAIRILAYGVSADFLDEIVRIGESAAIESLERFVKAVIEIFSSEYLRSPTSNDIARLLTVGEWRGFPGMLGSIDCTHWKWKNCPTAWKGMYNGHIREPTVIL from the coding sequence ATGTCTCGCAATCCTCTACTaaattttcttcttcacaaTGACTCTGACGATGATAATTTGGAGCTATTTACCGCAGTCGCTATGGAAGAAGAGAGACTAAATAGTGAGAGAGTAGTAGTCCGACATCGTGGTTCTGTTCAAGGTCGCAATTATATTCATCGTGGAACTATCCTTGGCCATGAAAGGATTTTTCGCGACTATTTTGCCGAACCACCCGTTTATCCTCCCGAGTATTTTCGAAGGAGGTTTCTCCATATTCAAGCTGCAATAGAAGCACATGATCCATACTTTGTCCAAGGAAGAAATGCTGCTAGAATGCTCGGTTTGTCTTCGCTTCAAAAGATGACGACAGCAATTCGGATCCTTGCTTATGGGGTATCGGCTGATTTTTTAGATGAGATTGTGAGGATAGGAGAAAGCGCCGCAATAGAGAGTCTAGAGAGATTTGTCAAAGCGGTGATTGAGATTTTTTCCAGTGAATACTTAAGGTCACCCACTAGCAATGACATTGCTAGATTGCTAACAGTTGGTGAATGGCGTGGATTTCCTGGGATGTTGGGTAGCATTGATTGTACGCATTGGAAATGGAAGAATTGCCCAACGGCATGGAAAGGAATGTATAATGGTCATATTCGCGAACCGACTGTTATTCTGTAA